The sequence GAGTAGGTAGAGCCGACCTTCAAGTGTTGTGAGGCCAGCTGTGCTGACCCCTGTGGGTAAGGGGGACACATAGCCCCACTGGCCGCTAGCTGGGTTGTAGCATTCCACAGACAGGACATCTATACGTTCCCCCCGTGGTCCCAGCTGGCTGCCTCCCACTACATAAGCTAGGTCTCCAATTGCCCCCATGCAGTGCCACCCTCGAGGTGTGCTCAGGTTTGCACGCTCGTGCCAGCTGTCAGTGGCAGGATTGTAACTGCAGGTGGTGCGAGAGTAGGCACTGTTAATATAGCCCCCTGTAACCAGGATCTGTCCATCTACCACAGTGCTGGAGTGGCAGCATCGTGGGAGCTCCATACTTTTCTTGTTGTGCCAGGTGTTAGAAGATGGCACATAGCACTCCATGGATGATAGGATGCCCTCTGAGTTGCGCCCCCCAATAGCAAACAGCATTCCACTGCAGGCTGTCAGGCTGAAGTGCGTTCTTCTTTGATGCATTCCAGACAAGTGCAGCCAGACGTTAAAACGAGGGTCGTACCTGAGGAAGAAGAGGTCATTAAATACAGTAAAGCAGAAATCACATTGCCATTTGCAACCCCCTCTCCAAACCAGGTGGTGCCCAATAGCGAGAGAGTTACCTGCATACACTGTTCACGGCATGCTTGGCCTGGTTCCTAGCATCATTCTGATCCTCTCCTCCAACCACataaagaaatccatccatcacaGCTACGCACTGATTGAAACTCTTGGCTGGCATTTCTGAGAGCTTGTACCAGTTCTTGCTGGCAGGGTCCCGATACAAAATCTCTCGGCTCAGAGCTTTCTCGGTGAGGGAAGGGCGCCCACCTACTGTCACTAGCACTCGCTGGCCACCTCTGACTCGGGTCCGCCGGGACTGTAAACTGTTTTGCTGATATGGCAGCAGGTGGTAATTCATTGCATCAACCAATAAGCGATGGCACTCTGGGTTTTGCATCATACATGGTACAGGCTGAACATGGCTCACCAGTTCCTGGGCAGAAATCGTGCCAAAGCGCACATGTGCCAGCAGCTCCCCTGAATGGCGC comes from Polypterus senegalus isolate Bchr_013 chromosome 17, ASM1683550v1, whole genome shotgun sequence and encodes:
- the klhl43 gene encoding kelch-like protein 31; protein product: MAPKKKSVRQRKLALEKPPQAISEVIEETALDIDHLNHLNGLLDSGTGGFRCTTTEMCHPDHSSVLLEEFSRMRQERFLTDLVLATKTKSFDVHKLVMASCSNYFRELLKSDPKVQRVELEALSPLGLATVITYAYMGKINLSLYTIGCTVSAATQLQIPQLLQMCTDFLTQEMTVENCMYISNIAGTYGLNSARDAARLFLRENFVEFSGTDHFLKLTYEQISELLLDEALQLPSEVTAFQVAVKWLEFDAKRMRHSGELLAHVRFGTISAQELVSHVQPVPCMMQNPECHRLLVDAMNYHLLPYQQNSLQSRRTRVRGGQRVLVTVGGRPSLTEKALSREILYRDPASKNWYKLSEMPAKSFNQCVAVMDGFLYVVGGEDQNDARNQAKHAVNSVCRYDPRFNVWLHLSGMHQRRTHFSLTACSGMLFAIGGRNSEGILSSMECYVPSSNTWHNKKSMELPRCCHSSTVVDGQILVTGGYINSAYSRTTCSYNPATDSWHERANLSTPRGWHCMGAIGDLAYVVGGSQLGPRGERIDVLSVECYNPASGQWGYVSPLPTGVSTAGLTTLEGRLYLLGGWNESEKKYKKCVQAYDPALNLWLEDEELPEATVGVSCCTITLPRPPTGRSRSRASSVTSTPASL